A region of the Nocardia higoensis genome:
GGCCGTTCGGTCTGACTCAGCCCTTCCGGGCCTGCCGCTGCCGTTTCGGCCGGGGCCTCGCCGCCTCGTCGGGTTCGGGCCAGTCGAGCAGGGTGTCGACGAAGAGCTGCCGCACCTGTTCGGCCCGTAGGTCCAGTTCGGCGAGATTCCAGTCACCTACGTCGACGGGTTCCAGGATCGCTACGTCCACCGTGCCCGCGCGCGCGACCATCGAATTGCGTCTGGCGATCTCACCGGCGTTGCGGATCACCACCGGGATGATCGGCACGCCCGCCTGATGGGCGATGTGGAAGGCGCCCTTCTTGAAGGGGCCCACCGCGGGGGAGTAGGACCGGGTGCCCTCCGGTGAAACGGCGATGGACAGCCCCTCGCGCAGGGTGTGGACCACCGGCGCCAGCGCGGCCCTGGCCTTCTCGGTGCTGGACCGGTCGATGAAGGTCACGCCCACGAAGCGCATGAGCGGTCCGAAGACCGGATTCCGGGTCAGTTCCTTCTTCCCGATTCCGGTCACGCCGCCGTGCAGGACGTGCGGGACGATGATCACGTCGAACTGGCTCTGGTGATTGAACAGGAACACCGCCGGTCGCGGTGAGCGCGCGTTGCGGGCACCGGTCACCCGGACCCGCACCCCGACCGTGGCCAGCGTCGCCGCTGTCCCGTAGGCCATCAGCCCGTCGGCCATCGCGCGTCGCTCGCGGGTGGAGGACTTGGCCAGCACGCCGGACAACGCGCCGAGCAGCAGCGCGACGAATCCGGCGACAGTCCGCACGTAGTCGACGAGCCGGGGATCGCGTCTGCGCCGGAACGACACCACCGGCCAGTCGTGATCGACGGCGGCCGCGCGCAGAATCCGATCGGGATCGATCACCACCGGGTGCGCGGTCAGGGCCAGCAGCGGTTGATCGGTGGTCGCGCCGCTGTAGGCGTAGCCGGCCGTCGGGGCGAGGCCGCGTTCGGTCGCGAAGGCCCGCACGGCTCGAGCTTTGCCGTTGCGCCACAGTGTCTTGCCCGCCACGTAGCCGGTGAGCGCGCCGTCGGCGTCGGTGTCCATCGCCGTGCACAGCACGTGCTCGATGCCGAGTTCGGCGGCCACCGGCGCGACCTGGAACTCGGTCAGCGCGCTCACCAGCACCACGGTGTGTCCCCGCGCCAGGTGCGTCTGGACCAGCTGCCACGCTTCGGGGAACAGGTAGCCGTAGACCTCGCGCCGGAACAGCCGGACACCCAGCTCGGCGAGCTCGTCGCGGCGCCGCCCGGCCAGTCGCGCCGCGGCCTGGTGCAGGAAACGGCTGTAGCCGCCGTCGGTCAGCGCGGGCTCGAAGCCGTCGAGCAGGATGCGGGCGGCGGGGTCGCGGACGCCGCCCGGCCGGGTGCGGCGCAGCACCGAGGGCCCGGTGAACCCGTCCAGCACGGCGGACAGGTCGAAAACCGCGAGCACCTCGGGCCCGGCCGGTCCGGAGCGGATGCGCGCGAGCAGTTCGGTGAGGTCCTGTGTCCTTGCCGGGTCGCTCATCGCTGCCGGGTCGTTCATCGTGTCACCGGGCCGAGCGTGTTGGACGGGTCGAGATTGGCCGCCAGGGAGATGCGGGAACTGATGGCGCGCAGCTGGGTGGCGAACTCGGCGCGCCGCCGGGTGAGGTCGGTGCGGTCGGCGGCGGCTGTCGCCTCGGCCGGCTCGATCAGGTGGTAGTTGTCGGCGAGGGCGATCGCGCTGGAGAACAGCTCGGTGGACACCGATTCCGGGCTGTGCAGGCGCCGTTGCAGCAGCATCTGCTTGCCCACCGACACGCATTCGGCGATCAGTTCCTTGCGGTCGATCGGCGCGGCGGCGTCCTTGTCGGCCAGGCGTTCGGCGACCACCAGTTGCGCGTCGAAGAACGAACGCAGCACGCGGTGAGCCATCATGAAGCCCGAGCCGCGCAGCCGCGCCACGATCTCGCTGCCCTGGGTCTCCCTGCCCCTGCTGTTCCACTCCGGGTCGACCAGCAGCATCTCGGCGGTGATCCGCTCGGAGAACTCGGCGCGGTCGGGGAAGAAGAACTCGAACTTGAGCAGATCGCGCAACCGGAACGCCTCCTCCCAGCCCGCGCGCAGATTGTCGTCGACGGCTTCGATCGCGGCCAGCACCGACAGCTCCATGATGGCGCGGTCGACGAACCAGTGCACCGCGCTGTTGCGATAGAACGCGGCTTCCAGATGCGCGCCGCTCTCGATCGAGTACACCGGCTCGATGCCGCCGCGGTAGACCGTCACCACTCTGGCCAGCGAGAGCTGTTCGAGTACGACGGCGAGCGAGGGTTCCTCGGTCAGCGCGGTGAGTTCGCCGGAGGGCAGTCTCCGGCGGCGGATGTAATCGATGACCGGGGCGAGCAGTGCGCGGACCTCGCCGAGGGTGAGGGCGCGCTGTTCGACGCCGAGCAGGGCCAGGGTGGCCAGCGCGTTCACCGTGATCGGCGTGACGTTGTTGATGCCGACGGCCACCTCGAAGGCCAGCAGTTGCACGGCGCGGCGCTCCTTCTCCGCGATCTCCTGCTCGGCGGGCGTCGGGGCGGGTGCCGCGCTGTCGGGGCCGTGCAGCGGAATGGTGACCGGCGGTGTGTGCATCGGGTCGCCGAGCGCGCTCAGGCGAGCGCGCGCCGAGAGCGGTTCGCCGAAGCGGACGTAGACGTGTCCGGCCGAATGTTGTTGCGAGCGGATGTAACGGGCCAGCCAGGTCAGGCCCTCGGGCTTCTTGCGTCCCCCCAGTTGTTCGGTGGCGATGGCGCCGAGTTCGTTGAGACGTTCGTAGGTGATCGAGACAGGCACCAGCATGACGTCGTCGACGCGATGGGCGCGCACCGCGGCGGCCAGGTAGTTCAGCAGGCCGTAGCGCGGCGGTCGCAGTTTGCCGGTCCTGGTTCGCCCGCCCTCGAAGTACCACTCCAGGTTGAATCGCTTGCTGAGCAGATAGGCGAAGTACTCCTCGACGACCGCCTTGTAGACCTCGTCGTCGCCGAAGCTGCGGCGGATGAAGACCGTGCCGGTGCGCCGGGCGATCGGACCGATGGGCCAGAACCGCAGGTTGGCTCCGCCGATGACGTGATTGGGTGGGAAGTCGTTGCGCGCCAGTACATCGCCGAGCACGAACGCGTCCACATAGGAGCGGTGCGACGGCAGGAAGACCAGCGGACAGGTGCGGTTGAGCTCGCGCAGCCGGTCCAGGCCGGTGTCGTCGGTGTCGACCTTCCAGGTGGAGGCGTGTACCGGGCGCATGGCTTGGGTGAACAGGTCCGACACCATCCGCGACTGGGCCGCCACCAGTTCGTTGAGCCCCTTCTCCGCGCGCCGGTACACATCCTGCGGATCGGCGTCGATCTGATCGGCGATCAATCGCAGGCGGCGCAGGAACTCCGGCGAATCCAGGATCTCCTCGGCTACCAGCCGGGGGACCTTGTAACGGTCGCCGATCACGGCGCGCTCGGCGCGCTCCAGCGCGACCACCGCGGCGCGCACGATGGCACGCGCGAAGGGCTCTCCGCTTCCCGCGGTGTGCAGGGCGGCGGCCTCGGGGTTCTTGGCGCGCAGCTTGCTGAGCGGAGCGGGTGCCCCGGTGAGCACGACGTGCCGGTCGGGGGCCGTGCGCGCGAGCCTGCGTTGCACGAGCCGATTGGGCTTGCGCGGATCGGTCAGTGTGACCAGGTCGCCGAAGCTCATGCGCCGCACGCCGTCGCGTTCTTTCGGCAGCCACAGCACCCGCACGGGGACCACCAGTGGATCGTCCCGGCGGCCGATCAGCCGGGCCGCGACCGCGGTGGCGTCCAGATCGATCTGGGTGACCGGGGCGTCGGTGCCGAGTTCCGCCGCGATGCCGCCTTCGGCCAGCCAGGTGCCGATCAGTTCGCGCTCGACGCCGGAGGACGCGTCCACCAGGGCGACCACCGATCGTGGTGCCGGGTGTGGCGGCTGCGAATCGGCGGGCTCGATCATGGGGCCTCCGTCTGCCTGTCGGCCCGCCGCCCGATGCGGCGGGGTCGCGAGTCACGGCACCCCATTGTCTCGCGTGCGGTGATCTTGCGCCCTGACTTCACGACCCGAGTTCGCCGAGGCGATGGCGCGCTGCCGAGCGCACCCACCCGCGAGGCAGGTAATGCTAACCTTACTTCGCATCAAGTTAGGTCATCTTAATTCTGGAGGATCGTTGTCGACGACGGATGAGCGCTCTCGCGTTGAGTATGTAACCGATCCGGCGGCGGCGATGTCCCGATTGGCGAGCGCGGATCGTTTCGGCGAATACGTGATGTACGAGCGCCCCGGACAGTGGATCTTCGCCGCCGACCCGATCGGCAGTATCGAGCTCGACGCCACCGAGCTGCGGGTCAGCTGGGCGGGCGAGACCACGGTGACGGCGTGGGAGGGCTCGCCCGCCCGCGCCCTCGATCGCGCCCTGGCCATGCTGCCCGCGCACTCCGCCCACGCCTACGGCTGGATCGGATTCGAATTCTGCGCCTGGGCACTGCAGGCGAGGGCCCACGTCGACGAGCGGATGTCGCTGGCGCATCTGATGATTCCGCGCATCGAGGTGACCGTCGACGAGTCCGGCGTGCGGATCTCGGGCGCGAGCCCTCGGGAGGCCGCCGACATCCACGATCTCATCGCGGACTCGCAGGACACCGAACTGCCGCACGCTCAGCCGATCGACGTGCGCGTCGACCCGACCGGGTATCGGGACAGGGTCGCCGAGGCCGTCGCCGAGATCGGCGCCGGCAGGTATCAGAAAGTCATCCTGTCGCGAAAGGTGGATCTGCCCTTCATCGTCGACGTGCCCGCCACCTACCGCCTCGGTCGCGCCAACAACACCCCGGCGCGCTCCTACCTGCTGCGCCTGGGTGGCCTGGAGTCGGCCGGTTTCAGCCCGGAGCTGGTGGTGTCCGTCGACGACGACCGCGTGGTCACCACCGAGCCGCTGGCGGGCACCCGCGCCTTCGGCCGCGGCCACGCCGAGGACATGGCCGCGCGCGCCGACCTGGTCAGCGACCCGAAAGAGATCGTGGAGCACGCCATCTCGGTGCAGCTGTCCTTCGCCGAGATCAGTTCGGTCGCCGATCCCGGCACCCCGGCGGTGTCGGACTTCATGGCGGTGCGCGAGCGCGGCAGCGTGCAGCATCTGGCCTCGACGGTGCGTGGCACGCTGGCCGCCGATCGTTCCGGCTGGGACGCCCTCGAGGTGCTGTTCCCGTCGGTCACCGCGTCGGGCATCCCGAAGCGTGAGGGCGTGGATTCGGTCTTCCGGCTCGACGGCGCGCCGCGCGGGCTGTATTCCGGTGCGGTGGTGACGGTTTCGCCGACCGGCGCGTTGGAGGCGACGCTGGTGCTGCGCGCGGTCTACCAGACCGCCGAGGGCGCGTGGCTGCGCGCGGGCGCGGGCGTGGTGGGTCAGTCCGAGCCGGAGCGGGAGTTCGAGGAGACCTGCGAGAAGCTCGGCAGTATCGCTCCCTACGTGGTCAAGGCCTGACCGGCCGCCGCGCGAACACGCACGGGCGGCGTATCTTTCGGATGCGCCGCCCGCTTCCTCCCGGGTCGGACTCGTAGACCCGGTCCGATCCGCCGAGTCCGTCCCGGCTGTGCCGGTAGCCCGCTCCGCGCGGCCGGGACCGCCACCGGGGTGACGGGCCGGACCGGGCGGGCCGGTCAGCTGTAGGTGGCGCGCAGTGCCTTCTTGTCGATCTTGCCGACCGCCGTGATCGGCAGCACATCGGATTGCCGCAGCACATCGGGCAGCTTGTAGGTGGCCAGGCCACGCTCGGTGAGGAAGGTCTTGATCCTCGGCAGGCTCGGCATCTCGCCGTCGACGACCAGCACCGCGCACACCTTCTCGCCCAGGGCCGCGTCCGGCAGGCCGACCGCGGCCGCGTGCCGGACCGCCGGGTACGCCAGCAGGTGTTCCTCGAGTTCGTCGCAGGAGATGTTCTCGCCACCACGGTTGATGACGTCCTTGATCCGGCCGGAGACGATCAGGTGCCCGGATTCCAGGCGTCGCACCAGATCACCACTGCGGTAGTAGCCGTCGGGGGTGAACGCGCGGGCATTGTGCTCGGGGGCCCGATAGTAGCCGCGCAGAGTGTAGGGGCCGCGGGTCAGCAGCTCGCCCTCCTCGCCGAGCGCGACGTCGTTGCCCTCGGCGTCGACCACGCGCAGCTCGTCGGCGGGCGACATCGGCCTGCCCTGGGTGGTGCAGATCAGCTCGTCGGGATCGTCGAGCCGGGTGTAGTTGAGCAGGCCCTCGGCCATACCGAAGACCTGCTGGAGCCGCGCGCCCAGCGCGGGTGTGACCTCCCTGGCGTTCACGTCGGCCAGCCGCGCGCCGCCGACCTGCAGCAGGCGCAGTGAACTCAGATCGGCTTGCTCCCATTCCACGGCCGCGCAGTACAACTGGGCCAGCGGCGGCACCACGGCCGTCACCGTCACGCCGTGGCGCTC
Encoded here:
- the nbtS gene encoding nocobactin biosynthesis salicylate synthase NbtS, whose translation is MSTTDERSRVEYVTDPAAAMSRLASADRFGEYVMYERPGQWIFAADPIGSIELDATELRVSWAGETTVTAWEGSPARALDRALAMLPAHSAHAYGWIGFEFCAWALQARAHVDERMSLAHLMIPRIEVTVDESGVRISGASPREAADIHDLIADSQDTELPHAQPIDVRVDPTGYRDRVAEAVAEIGAGRYQKVILSRKVDLPFIVDVPATYRLGRANNTPARSYLLRLGGLESAGFSPELVVSVDDDRVVTTEPLAGTRAFGRGHAEDMAARADLVSDPKEIVEHAISVQLSFAEISSVADPGTPAVSDFMAVRERGSVQHLASTVRGTLAADRSGWDALEVLFPSVTASGIPKREGVDSVFRLDGAPRGLYSGAVVTVSPTGALEATLVLRAVYQTAEGAWLRAGAGVVGQSEPEREFEETCEKLGSIAPYVVKA
- a CDS encoding glycerol-3-phosphate 1-O-acyltransferase, whose product is MIEPADSQPPHPAPRSVVALVDASSGVERELIGTWLAEGGIAAELGTDAPVTQIDLDATAVAARLIGRRDDPLVVPVRVLWLPKERDGVRRMSFGDLVTLTDPRKPNRLVQRRLARTAPDRHVVLTGAPAPLSKLRAKNPEAAALHTAGSGEPFARAIVRAAVVALERAERAVIGDRYKVPRLVAEEILDSPEFLRRLRLIADQIDADPQDVYRRAEKGLNELVAAQSRMVSDLFTQAMRPVHASTWKVDTDDTGLDRLRELNRTCPLVFLPSHRSYVDAFVLGDVLARNDFPPNHVIGGANLRFWPIGPIARRTGTVFIRRSFGDDEVYKAVVEEYFAYLLSKRFNLEWYFEGGRTRTGKLRPPRYGLLNYLAAAVRAHRVDDVMLVPVSITYERLNELGAIATEQLGGRKKPEGLTWLARYIRSQQHSAGHVYVRFGEPLSARARLSALGDPMHTPPVTIPLHGPDSAAPAPTPAEQEIAEKERRAVQLLAFEVAVGINNVTPITVNALATLALLGVEQRALTLGEVRALLAPVIDYIRRRRLPSGELTALTEEPSLAVVLEQLSLARVVTVYRGGIEPVYSIESGAHLEAAFYRNSAVHWFVDRAIMELSVLAAIEAVDDNLRAGWEEAFRLRDLLKFEFFFPDRAEFSERITAEMLLVDPEWNSRGRETQGSEIVARLRGSGFMMAHRVLRSFFDAQLVVAERLADKDAAAPIDRKELIAECVSVGKQMLLQRRLHSPESVSTELFSSAIALADNYHLIEPAEATAAADRTDLTRRRAEFATQLRAISSRISLAANLDPSNTLGPVTR
- a CDS encoding 1-acylglycerol-3-phosphate O-acyltransferase, which translates into the protein MNDPAAMSDPARTQDLTELLARIRSGPAGPEVLAVFDLSAVLDGFTGPSVLRRTRPGGVRDPAARILLDGFEPALTDGGYSRFLHQAAARLAGRRRDELAELGVRLFRREVYGYLFPEAWQLVQTHLARGHTVVLVSALTEFQVAPVAAELGIEHVLCTAMDTDADGALTGYVAGKTLWRNGKARAVRAFATERGLAPTAGYAYSGATTDQPLLALTAHPVVIDPDRILRAAAVDHDWPVVSFRRRRDPRLVDYVRTVAGFVALLLGALSGVLAKSSTRERRAMADGLMAYGTAATLATVGVRVRVTGARNARSPRPAVFLFNHQSQFDVIIVPHVLHGGVTGIGKKELTRNPVFGPLMRFVGVTFIDRSSTEKARAALAPVVHTLREGLSIAVSPEGTRSYSPAVGPFKKGAFHIAHQAGVPIIPVVIRNAGEIARRNSMVARAGTVDVAILEPVDVGDWNLAELDLRAEQVRQLFVDTLLDWPEPDEAARPRPKRQRQARKG